In Zingiber officinale cultivar Zhangliang chromosome 3B, Zo_v1.1, whole genome shotgun sequence, a single window of DNA contains:
- the LOC122056028 gene encoding probable starch synthase 4, chloroplastic/amyloplastic isoform X2, whose amino-acid sequence MMTTLSMIARIWQKHLLKRQKMEDEIIQEHQRIPLEDLKSMIRNVEKNVSSLNQAEVGALQELDKILSDKEALQAEINIKEMKLAETDAQIKVAAQEKINVEPLEDQLEKLKEVAPLGNGIMEGNHSSFSGEFPIVLELNALRKEYSVVKDDIQTLKLKLNDVIETEERVSLLEKECCLLDTSLAELQSQFTNALVDVDKLSSLPSYYKALSEKVKKLLGSVDSSNKEDQLDFSEFAKLQQKVDKLEASISKANMTELPYEKFRLYEEILQKKIGSFEKHLQVSDQEIHSQIQLFQESVREFQDTLDKLQEDSKKRSQEQILENLPWEFWSRLLLLIDGWLLEKKISTNDAKSLRDMAWKKDSRIRDAYLACESKGEHERLTTFLKLTYTSTRPGLHIIHIAAEMAPVAKVGGLGDVITGLSKALQRKGHLVEIVLPKYDCIQYDLIADLKALDVVIESYFDGQLFRNKIWVGTIEGLPVYFIEPHHPAKFFWRGTYYGEHDDFKRFSFFSRAALELLYEAGKRPDIIHCHDWQTAFVAPLYWDIYAAKGLNSARICFTCHNFEHQGTAPASELSSCGLDVHQMNRSDRMQDNSAHDRVNPVKGAIVFSNIVTTVSPTYAQEVCTAEGGRGLHETLKSFSKKFVGILNGIDTDAWNPSTDKYISAQFHADDLRGKAENKNAIRKHLKLSWSNSSQPLVGCITRLVPQKGVHLIRHAIYRTLELGGQFVLLGSSPVLHIQREFEDIAMHFNSHPDVRLLLKYDDALSHLIYAASDMFIIPSLFEPCGLTQMIAMRYGSVPIARKTGGLNDSVFDVNDNTVPEQYRNGFTFLPPTEQGLSSVMGRAFRYYSTNPEGWQQLIQKDMTLDFSWDSSASQYEELYERSVIRARTAAARV is encoded by the exons ATGATGACGACTCTGAGCATGATAGCAAGGATATGGCAGAAGCATCTGTTGAAGAGACAAAAA ATGGAGGATGAAATTATACAGGAACATCAAAGAATTCCTCTTGAGGACTTGAAATCTATGATCAGAAATGTTGAGAAAA ATGTTTCCTCACTTAATCAAGCTGAAGTTGGTGCACTTCAAGAACTTGATAAAATTCTTTCAGACAAAGAGGCTTTGCAAGCTGAAATAaacataaaagagatgaaattgGCAGAAACAGATGCACAGATTAAAGTTGCTGCTCAAGAGAAGATAAATGTGGAACCCCTTGAAGATCAACTCGAAAAGCTTAAGGAAGTAGCGCCTTTAGGGAATGGTATCATGGAAGGAAATCATAGTTCTTTTAGTGGTGAATTTCCTATTGTTTTGGAACTTAATGCCCTAAGAAAAGAGTATTCAGTGGTAAAGGATGATATACAGACTCTTAAGTTGAAACTTAATGATGTTATTGAAACAGAGGAGCGTGTATCACTGCTAGAGAAAGAATGTTGTCTGTTGGATACTTCCCTGGCAGAGTTGCAGTCCCAGTTTACAAATGCTCTAGTTGATGTTGATAAACTTTCTTCTCTACCATCTTATTACAAAGCATTGTCAGAGAAGGTAAAAAAATTGCTAGGATCAGTTGATAGCTCTAACAAAGAGGATCAGTTAGATTTTTCTGAATTTGCTAAGCTGCAGCAGAAGGTTGATAAGTTAGAAGCTTCAATAAGCAAAGCAAATATGACAGAACTTCCATATGAAAAATTTCGTCTTTATGAGGAGATTTTGCAGAAAAAAATTGGAAGTTTTGAGAAGCACTTGCAAGTTTCTGATCAAGAAATACATTCTCAAATTCAACTGTTTCAAGAATCAGTTAGAGAATTTCAGGATACATTGGATAAGCTCCAAGAGGATAGTAAGAAAAGATCACAAGAACAGATTTTGGAAAATTTACCTTGGGAGTTTTGGAGCCGTTTGCTGCTTCTAATTGATGGTTGGTTGCTTGAGAAGAAGATATCAACCAATGATGCCAAGTCATTGCGAGATATGGCATGGAAGAAAGATTCTCGAATTCGTGATGCGTATTTGGCCTGCGAGAGTAAGGGTGAGCATGAAAGGTTGACTACCTTCCTGAAGTTGACGTACACCAGTACAAG GCCAGGATTGCACATTATCCATATTGCTGCAGAAATGGCACCAGTTGCAAAG gtTGGTGGTTTAGGGGATGTTATCACTGGTCTTAGTAAAGCATTGCAGAGGAAGGGACACCTAGTGGAAATTGTCCTTCCAAAATATGATTGTATACAGTATGATCTTATTGCTGATCTGAAG GCACTGGATGTTGTGATAGAGTCTTATTTTGATGGACAACTATTCAGGAACAAAATTTGGGTTGGGACTATTGAAG GTCTACCTGTTTATTTTATAGAGCCTCACCATCCAGCCAAGTTCTTCTGGAGAGGAACATATTATGGAGAGCATGACGACTTCAAACGGTTTTCGTTTTTCAGTCGTGCTGCGCTTGAGTTGCTCTATGAAGCTGGGAAAAGGCCTGACATAATCCATTGTCATGATTGGCAGACAGCCTTTGTT gcaccactttattgGGACATATATGCTGCAAAGGGTTTGAATTCAGCTAGAATTTGCTTTACCTGCCACAACTTTGAGCATCAAGGAACAGCTCCTGCTTCAGAATTATCATCATGTGGTCTTGATGTTCACCAGATGAACAGATCTGATAGGATGCAGGATAATTCGGCACATGATAGAGTTAATCCTGTCAAA GGTGCAATTGTATTCTCTAACATTGTTACTACTGTATCACCAACATATGCTCAAGAAGTTTGTACTGCAGAG GGTGGTCGAGGTCTCCATGAAACATTAAAATCATTTTCCAAGAAATTTGTTGGAATTCTTAATGGTATTGATACTGATGCATGGAATCCATCCACAGATAAGTACATTAGTGCCCAATTCCATGCTGATGATCTTCGGGGGAAAGCAGAGAACAAGAATGCTATAAGGAAGCATCTTAAACTTTCATGGTCAAACAGTTCTCAGCCGCTG GTTGGATGCATCACACGTCTCGTACCACAAAAAGGCGTGCATCTTATCAGACATGCAATTTATCGTACATTGGAGTTGGGAGGACAGTTTGTGCTTCTTGGCTCAAGTCCAGTACTACATATTCAA CGGGAGTTTGAGGATATTGCGATGCATTTCAACAGCCACCCAGATGTTCGGTTGCTCTTGAAATATGATGATGCCCTTTCACATTTGATTTATGCGGCTTCTGACATGTTTATTATTCCCTCCTTGTTTGAGCCTTGTGGTCTTACCCAG ATGATTGCTATGCGATACGGTTCTGTGCCAATAGCAAGAAAAACTGGAGGACTGAATGATAG TGTTTTTGACGTAAATGATAATACGGTACCTGAACAATACCGTAACGGATTCACATTTTTGCCACCTACTGAACAG GGTCTAAGCAGTGTCATGGGCCGAGCATTTCGATACTACTCTACAAACCCTGAAGGCTGGCAGCAGCTCATTCAGAAGGACATGACCTTGGACTTCAGTTGGGATTCATCAGCGTCACAGTACGAAGAGCTATACGAAAGATCCGTGATCAGAGCTCGGACAGCAGCAGCACGAGTGTAA
- the LOC122056028 gene encoding probable starch synthase 4, chloroplastic/amyloplastic isoform X1, translating to MASEAYSLVLGCGWIRATPRSPRFALFLPSRPLAVSCKMRQKHFSSQQKRQQIKRVSREQLRPNINSESHNNDNGLSQKASSDGLSNQGQESVLSNDDDSEHDSKDMAEASVEETKSEMEDEIIQEHQRIPLEDLKSMIRNVEKNVSSLNQAEVGALQELDKILSDKEALQAEINIKEMKLAETDAQIKVAAQEKINVEPLEDQLEKLKEVAPLGNGIMEGNHSSFSGEFPIVLELNALRKEYSVVKDDIQTLKLKLNDVIETEERVSLLEKECCLLDTSLAELQSQFTNALVDVDKLSSLPSYYKALSEKVKKLLGSVDSSNKEDQLDFSEFAKLQQKVDKLEASISKANMTELPYEKFRLYEEILQKKIGSFEKHLQVSDQEIHSQIQLFQESVREFQDTLDKLQEDSKKRSQEQILENLPWEFWSRLLLLIDGWLLEKKISTNDAKSLRDMAWKKDSRIRDAYLACESKGEHERLTTFLKLTYTSTRPGLHIIHIAAEMAPVAKVGGLGDVITGLSKALQRKGHLVEIVLPKYDCIQYDLIADLKALDVVIESYFDGQLFRNKIWVGTIEGLPVYFIEPHHPAKFFWRGTYYGEHDDFKRFSFFSRAALELLYEAGKRPDIIHCHDWQTAFVAPLYWDIYAAKGLNSARICFTCHNFEHQGTAPASELSSCGLDVHQMNRSDRMQDNSAHDRVNPVKGAIVFSNIVTTVSPTYAQEVCTAEGGRGLHETLKSFSKKFVGILNGIDTDAWNPSTDKYISAQFHADDLRGKAENKNAIRKHLKLSWSNSSQPLVGCITRLVPQKGVHLIRHAIYRTLELGGQFVLLGSSPVLHIQREFEDIAMHFNSHPDVRLLLKYDDALSHLIYAASDMFIIPSLFEPCGLTQMIAMRYGSVPIARKTGGLNDSVFDVNDNTVPEQYRNGFTFLPPTEQGLSSVMGRAFRYYSTNPEGWQQLIQKDMTLDFSWDSSASQYEELYERSVIRARTAAARV from the exons ATGGCGTCGGAGGCGTACTCACTGGTCCTCGGATGCGGCTGGATCCGCGCGACGCCCCGATCCCCTCGCTTTGCTTTATTTTTGCCTTCCCGGCCGCTCGCGGTCTCCTGCAAGATGCGGCAGAAGCATTTCAG TTCCCAGCAAAAGAGACAGCAAATTAAAAGAGTTTCTAGGGAGCAGTTGAGACCAAATATTAATTCCGAATCCCACAACAATGACAACGGCCTTTCTCAAAAAGCTAGTTCTGATGGTTTATCAAATCAAGGTCAGGAATCTGTTTTAAGCAATGATGACGACTCTGAGCATGATAGCAAGGATATGGCAGAAGCATCTGTTGAAGAGACAAAAAGTGAG ATGGAGGATGAAATTATACAGGAACATCAAAGAATTCCTCTTGAGGACTTGAAATCTATGATCAGAAATGTTGAGAAAA ATGTTTCCTCACTTAATCAAGCTGAAGTTGGTGCACTTCAAGAACTTGATAAAATTCTTTCAGACAAAGAGGCTTTGCAAGCTGAAATAaacataaaagagatgaaattgGCAGAAACAGATGCACAGATTAAAGTTGCTGCTCAAGAGAAGATAAATGTGGAACCCCTTGAAGATCAACTCGAAAAGCTTAAGGAAGTAGCGCCTTTAGGGAATGGTATCATGGAAGGAAATCATAGTTCTTTTAGTGGTGAATTTCCTATTGTTTTGGAACTTAATGCCCTAAGAAAAGAGTATTCAGTGGTAAAGGATGATATACAGACTCTTAAGTTGAAACTTAATGATGTTATTGAAACAGAGGAGCGTGTATCACTGCTAGAGAAAGAATGTTGTCTGTTGGATACTTCCCTGGCAGAGTTGCAGTCCCAGTTTACAAATGCTCTAGTTGATGTTGATAAACTTTCTTCTCTACCATCTTATTACAAAGCATTGTCAGAGAAGGTAAAAAAATTGCTAGGATCAGTTGATAGCTCTAACAAAGAGGATCAGTTAGATTTTTCTGAATTTGCTAAGCTGCAGCAGAAGGTTGATAAGTTAGAAGCTTCAATAAGCAAAGCAAATATGACAGAACTTCCATATGAAAAATTTCGTCTTTATGAGGAGATTTTGCAGAAAAAAATTGGAAGTTTTGAGAAGCACTTGCAAGTTTCTGATCAAGAAATACATTCTCAAATTCAACTGTTTCAAGAATCAGTTAGAGAATTTCAGGATACATTGGATAAGCTCCAAGAGGATAGTAAGAAAAGATCACAAGAACAGATTTTGGAAAATTTACCTTGGGAGTTTTGGAGCCGTTTGCTGCTTCTAATTGATGGTTGGTTGCTTGAGAAGAAGATATCAACCAATGATGCCAAGTCATTGCGAGATATGGCATGGAAGAAAGATTCTCGAATTCGTGATGCGTATTTGGCCTGCGAGAGTAAGGGTGAGCATGAAAGGTTGACTACCTTCCTGAAGTTGACGTACACCAGTACAAG GCCAGGATTGCACATTATCCATATTGCTGCAGAAATGGCACCAGTTGCAAAG gtTGGTGGTTTAGGGGATGTTATCACTGGTCTTAGTAAAGCATTGCAGAGGAAGGGACACCTAGTGGAAATTGTCCTTCCAAAATATGATTGTATACAGTATGATCTTATTGCTGATCTGAAG GCACTGGATGTTGTGATAGAGTCTTATTTTGATGGACAACTATTCAGGAACAAAATTTGGGTTGGGACTATTGAAG GTCTACCTGTTTATTTTATAGAGCCTCACCATCCAGCCAAGTTCTTCTGGAGAGGAACATATTATGGAGAGCATGACGACTTCAAACGGTTTTCGTTTTTCAGTCGTGCTGCGCTTGAGTTGCTCTATGAAGCTGGGAAAAGGCCTGACATAATCCATTGTCATGATTGGCAGACAGCCTTTGTT gcaccactttattgGGACATATATGCTGCAAAGGGTTTGAATTCAGCTAGAATTTGCTTTACCTGCCACAACTTTGAGCATCAAGGAACAGCTCCTGCTTCAGAATTATCATCATGTGGTCTTGATGTTCACCAGATGAACAGATCTGATAGGATGCAGGATAATTCGGCACATGATAGAGTTAATCCTGTCAAA GGTGCAATTGTATTCTCTAACATTGTTACTACTGTATCACCAACATATGCTCAAGAAGTTTGTACTGCAGAG GGTGGTCGAGGTCTCCATGAAACATTAAAATCATTTTCCAAGAAATTTGTTGGAATTCTTAATGGTATTGATACTGATGCATGGAATCCATCCACAGATAAGTACATTAGTGCCCAATTCCATGCTGATGATCTTCGGGGGAAAGCAGAGAACAAGAATGCTATAAGGAAGCATCTTAAACTTTCATGGTCAAACAGTTCTCAGCCGCTG GTTGGATGCATCACACGTCTCGTACCACAAAAAGGCGTGCATCTTATCAGACATGCAATTTATCGTACATTGGAGTTGGGAGGACAGTTTGTGCTTCTTGGCTCAAGTCCAGTACTACATATTCAA CGGGAGTTTGAGGATATTGCGATGCATTTCAACAGCCACCCAGATGTTCGGTTGCTCTTGAAATATGATGATGCCCTTTCACATTTGATTTATGCGGCTTCTGACATGTTTATTATTCCCTCCTTGTTTGAGCCTTGTGGTCTTACCCAG ATGATTGCTATGCGATACGGTTCTGTGCCAATAGCAAGAAAAACTGGAGGACTGAATGATAG TGTTTTTGACGTAAATGATAATACGGTACCTGAACAATACCGTAACGGATTCACATTTTTGCCACCTACTGAACAG GGTCTAAGCAGTGTCATGGGCCGAGCATTTCGATACTACTCTACAAACCCTGAAGGCTGGCAGCAGCTCATTCAGAAGGACATGACCTTGGACTTCAGTTGGGATTCATCAGCGTCACAGTACGAAGAGCTATACGAAAGATCCGTGATCAGAGCTCGGACAGCAGCAGCACGAGTGTAA